In Pseudomonas poae, a single genomic region encodes these proteins:
- a CDS encoding SRPBCC family protein, translating into MSETTHRNEVRISVTIERPVDAVWSILGGYDWLPRWLDVIVSSTLSDGGRLRHLKTADGAVIVERLLTFDEGARRYTYALLEGPSPVIEYVGTMAAEDDGKGGTLATWSSTFVVQGAEEAQVVARFQSLYAAGLQGLKRVVEAHA; encoded by the coding sequence ATGTCCGAAACAACCCACCGCAATGAAGTCCGTATCTCGGTCACAATCGAACGGCCGGTCGATGCCGTCTGGTCGATTCTCGGCGGGTACGATTGGCTGCCACGTTGGCTGGATGTGATCGTCAGCAGCACCCTGAGCGACGGTGGGCGTCTGCGCCATTTGAAAACGGCTGATGGTGCGGTGATTGTCGAGCGCTTGCTGACGTTCGACGAGGGCGCCAGGCGCTACACCTATGCCTTGCTGGAGGGGCCATCGCCAGTGATTGAGTATGTTGGCACGATGGCGGCCGAAGACGACGGCAAAGGCGGTACGCTGGCAACTTGGTCGAGTACCTTTGTCGTCCAAGGCGCAGAGGAAGCGCAAGTCGTCGCGCGTTTCCAGTCGCTGTACGCCGCCGGCCTGCAGGGCCTCAAGCGCGTGGTGGAAGCCCATGCCTAG
- a CDS encoding LysR family transcriptional regulator: MDNRAGEMSVFVRVVDAGSFSQAARQMLMTPSTVSKLIVRLELRLGVRLLERSTRKLSLTDEGRIYYERSIALLAELDDVERVLAQGAQKARGTVRINASVAFGTLAIEPNLPAFWEAHPNIQINLSLCDDIVDMYLDRTDVAFRVGVLSDSTLRARTIGVAQRKIVASPGYLEKHGVPHTFDALGEHNCLSFNFRRASPVWPMHQGGRIVDRIVQGNLQANNGETVRRMAIAGAGIARLADFHVDEDIAAGRLVEVLAHTGRDCEEVHALYQGGQHVPQRIRTFLDFMVPRLQTFMNRD, encoded by the coding sequence GTGGATAACAGAGCGGGTGAAATGTCGGTATTTGTGCGCGTGGTCGATGCCGGCAGTTTTTCACAGGCGGCCCGCCAGATGTTGATGACGCCGTCGACGGTCAGCAAGTTGATCGTGCGACTGGAACTGCGCCTGGGCGTGCGCTTGTTGGAGCGTTCGACGCGCAAGCTGTCACTGACCGATGAAGGGCGCATCTACTATGAGCGCAGCATAGCCTTGTTGGCTGAACTCGATGATGTCGAGCGGGTGTTGGCGCAGGGCGCGCAGAAGGCACGCGGAACCGTGCGGATCAACGCATCCGTGGCGTTTGGCACCTTGGCAATCGAACCCAATTTGCCGGCGTTCTGGGAGGCTCATCCGAATATCCAGATCAACCTGTCGTTGTGCGATGACATCGTCGACATGTACCTGGACCGCACCGACGTCGCGTTTCGTGTCGGTGTGTTGAGCGACTCGACGTTGCGCGCGCGGACCATCGGTGTGGCGCAGCGCAAGATCGTCGCCTCGCCCGGTTACCTGGAAAAACACGGCGTGCCACACACCTTCGACGCCCTTGGCGAGCACAACTGCCTGAGCTTCAATTTCCGCCGTGCCAGCCCGGTTTGGCCGATGCATCAAGGTGGGCGCATCGTGGATCGTATAGTTCAGGGCAACCTGCAAGCCAACAACGGCGAAACCGTTCGACGTATGGCCATCGCCGGCGCGGGCATTGCGCGGCTGGCGGACTTTCATGTCGATGAAGACATTGCGGCCGGCCGCCTGGTCGAGGTGCTCGCGCATACTGGCCGCGACTGCGAGGAGGTGCACGCGCTGTACCAAGGTGGGCAGCACGTGCCGCAGCGTATCCGCACCTTCCTCGACTTCATGGTGCCGCGCCTGCAAACCTTTATGAACCGCGACTAG
- a CDS encoding DUF1116 domain-containing protein, protein MSEAHANTLAVERILATEPVLVGAQTASSALGLQAGHLGHAGPPFAQASQIPPVVLNALAGAALHEGWAGDLGGARRLILDGEIILHANHDLGTVSPMAGVVRPGQLLMRIENRAGNEVVHATLAESGRRALRFGCYDSVIAEQLDYLDRVIGPSLIKALPAEGLPLLPLIAQGVALGDDTHQRNVGAMYAFAQQLPGLQSAVRQWLLGNPQHFLNYAMAAAKLSLDRASGIQGSSIITAIARNGVHCGVRIAGAGQRWFTHAATQPHGCFFPTPAKRWPARPGRQRHRRSLRPGRHHRPRSARVGTADGARLDAGRGDRTPHAPAVHRPASADCPGAGRCRRRGCWAGCPSRGSSGEPLRIHTGIAHRDGVTGWVGIGVALAPVECFQAALAAL, encoded by the coding sequence ATGTCTGAAGCGCATGCCAATACGCTGGCGGTAGAACGCATTCTCGCCACCGAGCCGGTGCTGGTCGGCGCGCAAACCGCGTCGTCTGCCCTGGGGCTGCAAGCCGGACATTTGGGGCATGCCGGGCCGCCGTTCGCGCAGGCCAGCCAGATCCCACCCGTAGTGCTCAACGCTCTGGCCGGCGCGGCGTTGCACGAAGGTTGGGCGGGCGATCTGGGCGGCGCCCGGCGGCTGATTCTCGACGGCGAGATCATCCTGCACGCCAATCACGACCTGGGTACCGTCTCGCCCATGGCGGGTGTGGTGCGCCCTGGCCAGTTGCTGATGCGCATCGAGAACCGTGCGGGCAACGAAGTGGTTCACGCCACCCTTGCCGAGTCCGGGCGCCGCGCGCTGCGGTTTGGTTGCTATGACAGCGTGATCGCCGAGCAGCTCGATTATCTCGACCGGGTGATTGGCCCAAGCCTCATCAAGGCATTGCCCGCCGAAGGGTTACCACTATTGCCGCTGATTGCCCAGGGCGTGGCGTTAGGGGATGACACTCACCAACGCAACGTCGGCGCGATGTATGCATTTGCACAGCAGTTGCCAGGCCTTCAATCCGCAGTGCGCCAATGGTTGCTGGGCAACCCGCAGCACTTTCTGAATTACGCCATGGCCGCCGCCAAGCTGTCCCTGGACCGCGCCAGTGGTATCCAGGGTTCGTCGATTATCACTGCCATTGCGCGCAATGGTGTGCACTGCGGCGTGCGCATCGCCGGGGCAGGGCAACGCTGGTTTACCCATGCGGCCACTCAGCCACACGGCTGCTTCTTCCCCACACCAGCCAAGCGATGGCCAGCCCGACCTGGGCGACAGCGCCATCGTCGAAGCCTACGGCCTGGGCGGCACCATCGCCCACGCAGCGCCCGAGTTGGCACGGCTGATGGGGCAAGACTGGACGCAGGCCGAGGCGACAGGACGCCGCATGCGCCAGCTGTTCACCGGCCAGCATCCGCTGATTGCCCCGGCGCTGGCCGGTGTCGACGGCGCGGGTGCTGGGCTGGATGCCCGAGCCGTGGTAGCAGCGGGGAGCCTCTGCGTATTCATACAGGCATTGCCCATCGCGACGGCGTAACCGGCTGGGTTGGCATTGGCGTGGCACTCGCGCCGGTGGAATGCTTTCAGGCTGCGCTGGCGGCGCTCTAA
- a CDS encoding amino acid ABC transporter ATP-binding protein, with amino-acid sequence MTSLNGPTPTALQVTGLNKSFAGRPVLHDIDLQVTVGETVCLLGPSGAGKSTLLRCLNWLEVPDSGSIQIAGQRIGFNQDGGKMSERNIAHIRTQTGMVFQNFALWPHLTVLQNVMEAPLHVQRRPKAEVRTEALELLAKVGLSDKADVYPATLSGGQKQRVGIARALASKPQLLLFDEPTSALDPERVSEVLSIMQFLAQAGMTMVVVTHEMEFARRSADRIVFMDHGRIVETATPAAFFSAPQTRRAQEFLSHRHPAAVAQHV; translated from the coding sequence ATGACGTCCTTGAATGGCCCGACCCCGACTGCGTTGCAGGTGACGGGGTTGAATAAAAGTTTCGCCGGGCGACCGGTACTGCATGACATCGACTTGCAGGTGACGGTCGGTGAAACCGTGTGCTTGCTTGGGCCTTCGGGCGCGGGCAAGTCGACCTTGCTGCGCTGCCTCAACTGGCTCGAAGTCCCGGACTCCGGGAGCATTCAGATCGCCGGCCAGCGCATCGGTTTCAACCAGGACGGCGGCAAGATGTCGGAGCGCAATATTGCCCACATCCGCACCCAAACCGGCATGGTGTTCCAGAATTTTGCGTTGTGGCCACACCTCACCGTGCTCCAAAACGTCATGGAGGCGCCGCTGCATGTGCAGCGCCGACCCAAGGCCGAAGTGCGCACCGAAGCGCTGGAGTTGCTGGCCAAGGTGGGCCTGAGCGACAAAGCCGATGTGTACCCGGCCACCTTGTCCGGCGGGCAGAAACAACGTGTCGGCATCGCCCGTGCGTTGGCCAGTAAACCGCAGTTGCTGCTGTTCGATGAGCCCACCAGTGCCCTCGACCCAGAGCGCGTCAGCGAGGTGCTGTCGATCATGCAATTCCTTGCTCAGGCAGGTATGACCATGGTGGTGGTCACCCACGAGATGGAGTTCGCCCGACGCAGCGCCGACCGTATTGTGTTCATGGACCACGGGCGGATTGTCGAGACGGCTACCCCGGCGGCTTTTTTCAGTGCGCCGCAAACCCGTCGCGCCCAGGAGTTTCTTTCCCATCGCCATCCCGCAGCGGTCGCACAACATGTCTGA
- a CDS encoding amino acid ABC transporter permease: MIAREFAVAWEHVGDLLDGAALTVVLSLAAGAFSLLIGCGLTMLLMSRHRLLASVLRGFIELMRCTPFLLLAYLVYYGLPSFGLRLSNIESGLLALLLYHSAYVAEILRAGWLARPREEIEAGLAFGFRGVLLARRLILPNLWTSSAPALGNQMIQVVKDTSFLTIIAVPELTSAANSLQSNYYIPFAALFSAVFFYWLICVVIELAVSVLRRKAERYQ, encoded by the coding sequence ATGATCGCCCGTGAATTTGCGGTGGCGTGGGAACACGTCGGCGACCTGCTGGACGGTGCCGCGCTGACCGTGGTGTTGTCGCTGGCAGCCGGGGCGTTTTCGCTGCTGATAGGGTGCGGCCTGACGATGCTGCTGATGAGCCGCCATCGCCTGCTAGCGTCGGTTCTGCGCGGCTTTATCGAGTTGATGCGTTGCACGCCGTTCCTCTTGCTGGCGTACCTGGTGTACTACGGCCTGCCGTCTTTCGGGCTGCGCCTGAGCAATATCGAGTCCGGTTTGCTGGCGTTGTTGCTGTACCACAGCGCCTATGTCGCAGAGATCTTGCGCGCCGGCTGGCTGGCGCGGCCCCGTGAAGAAATCGAGGCGGGGCTGGCTTTCGGGTTTCGTGGTGTGTTGCTGGCGCGACGGCTGATCCTGCCGAACCTGTGGACCAGCAGCGCACCGGCCTTGGGCAACCAGATGATTCAAGTGGTCAAGGACACTTCGTTCCTGACCATCATTGCCGTGCCTGAGCTGACCTCGGCCGCCAACAGCCTGCAATCGAACTACTACATTCCCTTCGCCGCGTTGTTCTCGGCGGTGTTTTTCTATTGGCTGATTTGCGTCGTCATCGAACTTGCGGTGTCGGTGCTGCGGCGCAAGGCGGAGCGCTACCAATGA